TCTCGTGGAACGCATCGAGGTGGAGTCCGCCCCGGCGCAGGACGCGCTCGAATGGGCTCTCGAGGATCCCCGCTGCGTGGAGGCCAAGGAGCCGCGGGACATGCTGTGGCTCCGTTTGCTGGATGTCAAGGCCGCGCTGGAGGCGAAGCGCTACCCGCTGGACGGCAGTCTGGTGCTCCGGGTCGAAGATCCGCTGGATCTCGTGAGCGGAACCTACCGCGTGGTGGTGGTCGGCGGGACAGCCACCGTGACGGAGGTCGAGGACGACGACGTGGACGACGCCACGGTGGAACTCACCCTGGGCGTCGCGGAACTGAGCTCGGTGTACCTCGGCGGGGTCCCCGCGGCCACGCTCGCGGAGGCCGGCCGGATCGAGGAACACGTGCCGGGAGCGGTGGAGCGTCTGGCGCTCTTCCTGACCCCCGAACGCCCGGTGCACTGCCACACGCACTTCTGAGAAGGCGGCCCCTCTGCGCGAACGGGCTTAACAGGGTTCTGTGAGGATTCCCGGACTACACTGAGGCGGTGTATTCCCCGCGTCATCTCCGGGAAGGGCTCGGGGGCGGGCCTGCGGATCCCGGTCGTCGTGCCCTGTTCCTGGGCATCGCCGCCTCCCTCGGACTCGGCCTCGTGGCCTGCGACGAAGGGGACGCCCCCGATAGCCCGCCCCATGGCGTGGTGGGTGCCGCCGGCGGCGCCGTGCCCGCCGCGACGCCGGCGCCCGGCGTCGCGCGTCCACGGCCCACGCCGAGCGCCGCGCCCGTGGTGACCCGCCGGGAGATCCTCGCTGAGTTCGGCCGCCGGACCCCCACGCAATGGGGGCTCGACGTCACCGGCGTGGCGCTGGGCAGCCCGAGCCGCTCGGTCGCTCTGACGTTCGACGCCTGCGGTGGCCCGGGCGGCTCCGGCTTCGACCGCAAGCTCATCCGCTCGCTCCGCCGCCACCAGGTCCCGGCCACGCTCTTCATCAATCTGCGCTGGGCCCGCAGGAATCCCGGTCTGCTGCGGGAACTCGCGACGGACCCGCTCTTCGAGATCGCCAATCACGGCGTGCATCACAGCCCTCTCTCAGTCAGAGGCCGCAGCGCCTACGGGATCCCCGGGACGGCGGATCTGGGGGAGGCGTATGACGAGGTCATGGGCAATCAGGAGGGCCTGTCCGCGCTGACCGGTCGCGCGCCGCTCGCGTTCCGGCCGGGCACCGCGCACTATGACGAGGTCGCGGCCGCCATGGTGCGGCGCTGCGGTCTGCTGCCCGCCAACTTCTCCGTGAACGCCGACGGCGGCGCCACTTTCACGCCGGAGATGGTCGCCGGCCAGCTGGACGGGGTGAAGGGTGGGGACGTCGTGATCTCGCACTTCAATCAGCCCAGGTCAGGCACCGGTGAGGGGTACGTGGCCGGTCTGCCCGGCATGCTCGGACGGGGACTTCATTTCGCTCATCTGAGCACCGTGTTCGGGCTCGGAAAAGCTGCTTTGACCGGCGTTGCCGCGGGACGGTAAACTAGTAGGGCGTGCGTTACGCGTACGCGCGAATCAATCCAACACATCAGGATGGTCCTCGTTGTCCGCGCCCTGAGCGTGGCGGATCTGCCTGACCGACTAACTATCCACATCGGAGCCCCTACTACATGACCATCACCTCTACCGAGAAGTCCGGTACCCCCGTCGTCGCAGTGAACGACATCGGGTCCGAAGAGGATTTCCTCGCCGCCGTCGACGCCACCATCAAGTACTTCAACGATGGCGATCTCGTCGAAGGCACTGTCGTCAAGGTCGACCGCGATGAGGTCCTTCTTGACATCGGATACAAGACCGAAGGTGTCATCCCCTCCCGCGAACTCTCCATCAAGCACGACGTCGACCCCGGTGACGTCGTCGCTGTTGGCGATGAGGTCGAAGCCCTCGTTCTCACCAAGGAGGACAAGGAAGGCCGCCTCATCCTCTCCAAGAAGCGCGCACAGTACGAGCGTGCCTGGGGCGACATCGAGAAGATCAAGGAAGAGGACGGTGTCGTCACCGGTACCGTCATCGAGGTGGTCAAGGGTGGTCTCATCCTGGACATCGGCCTCCGTGGCTTCCTCCCGGCATCCCTCGTGGAGATGCGTCGCGTCCGCGACCTGGCTCCGTACATCGGTCAGCAGATCGAAGCCAAGATCATCGAGCTCGACAAGAACCGCAACAACGTGGTCCTGTCCCGCCGTGCCTGGCTCGAGCAGACCCAGTCCGAGGTCCGCTCCACCTTCCTCAACAAGCTCGAGAAGGGCCAGGTCCGTACGGGCGTCGTGTCCTCCATCGTCAACTTCGGTGCCTTCGTGGACCTGGGTGGCGTCGACGGCCTCGTGCACGTCTCCGAGCTGTCCTGGAAGCACATCGACCACCCGTCCGAGGTTGTCGAGGTCGGCCAGGAGGTCACCGTCGAGGTTCTCCTCGTCGAGCTGGACCGCGAGCGTGTCTCCCTGTCGCTGAAGGCCACCCAGGAAGATCCGTGGCAGACCTTCGCCCGCACTCACGCGCTGGGCCAGGTCGTTCCGGGCAAGGTCACCAAGCTCGTTCCGTTCGGTGCGTTCGTTCGCGTCGAAGACGGCATCGAGGGCCTGGTGCACATCTCCGAGCTGGCCGTCCGCCACGTGGACCTCGCCGAGCAGGTCGTGTCCGTGGGCGACGAGCTGTTCGTCAAGGTCATCGACATCGATCTCGAGCGTCGCCGCATCTCCCTCTCCCTCAAGCAGGCGAACGAGGGCGTGGATCCGGAAGGCACCGAGTTCGACCCGGCGCTGTACGGCATGGCTGCCGAGTACGACGAAGAGGGCAACTACAAGTACCCGGAGGGCTTCGACCCGGAGTCCAACGAGTGGCTCGAGGGCTTCGAGACCCAGCGCGCCGCATGGGAGCAGCAGTACGCTGACGCCCAGTCGCGTTGGGAGTCCCACAAGAAGCAGGTTGCTCAGCACCTGGCCGACGACGCTGCAGCCGCCACCACCGGCTCTGCAGACGCCGCACCGACCAGCTACTCCTCCGAGGCCCCGGCTGCCGAGTCCGGCACCCTGGCTTCCGACGAGGCTCTCGCCGCTCTGCGCGAGAAGCTGACCGGCAACTGATTGCCTCGTGAGCCGTTCACTCCGGTGAACTGATCACGTGAGGAAGGCCGCCACGGGAAACCGTGACGGCCTTCCTTGTCTTAAAACCCGGTCAAGAGAGAATAGAGAGCATGATCCCTGACAGCTGGTTCCCGGCCACGCGGCCCGACGACGGTGAGACCGTCGGTTATCTTGACATGGTGGGGGAGGAGTTCCAGCCCTACGACCTCCTGGGACGCCCGCACGGCGACCCCGCCGAATACACCGAGGCCGAGGAGCGCCTCGCCGAGTTAGGGCTGTCTTACCTGGCCCGTCGGTGGAGCTTCGCAGTGCAGGACCATCCGGAACCGATCGCCGTCGTGATCTCAGAACTGAACCGCGACGCCGTCGTGGTCCTCAGCGACGACGCGGACTATCATCGCGACTTCGGCACGCCGTTCAGCGTGCCGCTGCCCCTGGACGTGTCGGTGCTCTGGGAGAACCCGGACGGCACGGGCCCGCGCTTCACCCAGGGCGTGCCGAACGGCTGAGCAGGAACCTTCAGCGGGCTGCAGCGGTCAGCGCGCACCACTCAACGCACGACGGCGGCCACCGCGCTGACCTCGATGAGGGCTCCCGGCACGCCAAGCCCCGCGACCAGGGCCGCCGTGACCAGGGGAGGGGCGCCTTCCCGTGCGAGCAACGGCGCGATCGCGCCGTACGCGGCGCGCAGATCGGCGTCGGCCTGTATCAGGACGGTCCACTGGATCACGTCGCTCAGCCCGGCGCCGGCGGCCTCCAGGGCGACCCGGGCGTTCTCCACGGCACGGAGTGACTGTTCCGCGGCGTCGTCCGAGACGACACGGCCGGTCTCGTCCACCCCGTTCTGTCCGCCGACATAGACGGTGGTCGCTCCGGGCGGAACGATGGCGACATGACTGAAGGCAGGGCTCTTCACGAGGCCCTCGGGCTGCAGGATGGTGATGTCCATGGCCACATCCTGCCACCTGGGGCCGACAAAGGGGAGGCCCGGGACCTCCTCCAGAGAGAGGGGGTCCCGGGCCTTGTGCCGTCAGTGACTGCGGGAAGGCCGTCAGTGACTGCTGGAGACCGTCACTGCACTGCCTTCAGGGCGTTCACGATGCCGTAGCCGTAGAAGCTGTTCAGCTCCGTGGTGCCCACGCAGGCCGGACCGATGTTGGCCTGCGGCGCCGAGCACGGCGTCGGGGTGGCATCGGCGCGGAGCTTCGCGACCATCTGGGCCGGGGTCAGCTCCGGATGCGCGGACTTCATGAGCGCCAGCACGCCGGCGACGTGCGGGGAAGCCATGGAGGTGCCGCTCTTGAGGCCGTACTTGCCCTTCGGGATGGTGGACAGGATGCTCGAGCCGGGGGCGGCGACGTCGATCTCGCCGAGCCCGCGGTTGGAGAAGTAGGAGAGCTGTCCGGTCTTCATGATGGAGGACACGGTGACGACGCCGGGCAGCTGGGACGGGATGTCCTTGCAGCCCTGGTTGATGGTGCGCTTGGTCGGCGCCGGAGCGTCATTGGGGCTCCCGTCGTCCTCGGTGTTGAGGGTGAAGTCGACGCTCGAGTTGCCGGCGGCAGCCGAGCTCACGACGCCACGCTTGACGGACCAGTTGACGGCGCGGGCCACGGACTCGCGGACAGCGGCCTGATCGGGCTGGTCGTCACACCAGAACTCGAACGGATCGATGTAGTAACTGTTGTTGGTGACGTCCATGCCGCGCTGAGCGGCCCACATGAACCCGCAGATGGCGTACTCCGGGTAGATGAACCCGGCGTCGCTGACGACCTTGACGGCGGCCAGGCGGACGTTCGGCGCGACGCCGACGATCCCCACGCCGTTGCGGGCGGCCGCGATCGTGCCGGCCACGTGGGTCCCGTGGTCGGAGGTGGTCGGGTACCAGCCGCCGGGGGTCTGGTCCGGACGTCCACCGGCGGTGCAGTTGACCGAGTCAGGGACGGAGATGTTGGCGGCGAGGTCCGGATGGGTGGGATCGATGCCGGAATCCAGCACGCCCACCAGCACGTTGCGGCTGCCGTCGGTGACCTTGTTCGCCTGATCGGCCTTGATCTGAGCCATGTCCCACTGCTGCGCTTCCATGGCGTCGGCCGGGCCGGCGGGGACCAGAGTGGTCGGCTCGTCACCGTTGACGGGCTTGTTCTTCCCCTTGTTCCAGCCGGACGCGCCCGGGCCCCACGGGACCTGGGGGCCGGTGACCTTGTCGGTCACCTCGGCCGTCCGAGTCGCTCCCACGGACTGGACGGCGTTCTTGCCCGCGGTCTTGACGCGGTCGCGGAAGGCCGCCCGGTCCGACTGGGCGATGACGACGCCGATCTCCGGCCAGCTCTGGACGACGACGCCGCCCGCGGCGGTGACAGCCTGTTCGACCTTACGGGTCTGGCCGGGATTGGCCTGCCCGGCGTTGACCACGTAGCTCATGACGGTGCCGTCCGGCGGATTCACCGGGACCGGTGTGGACGTCTCGGTGCCGGAGGCCTGGGCGGAGACCCCGGAGCCGATCAGGACCAGGCCGAGCGACGCGACGGCGCAGGCGACCGGGCGCAACGGCCGGCGGAAAGTGTGCAACCTCATGGGTGAGGGTCCTCTCGATGAGTGGAGGCCGGACGTGCCGGCTGCAGGCGAGTGCCTTCCCTCGTTTCTAGTCGGCGTTCCCAGGGTTTTCAATGGTTATTGAAAGATCCACTTCAGAAAAGTCCGGTAAAGGCCCGGTTCGCCCCGTCAGATCGACCCATTCGGTGCCGCCGGGACGGGCGTCATAAGCGCCCGCGCTGAGCGAGAGGACGGTCCGCTGCACGCGGTCCAGCGTGGCCGCGTCGTCCTCGAAGGCCACCCTGAGGGTCGCATGACCTGCGCCGTATTCCGTGCCCACGACACGGAGCCCTGCGGACCGGATCTCGTTTTCGAGCTTGCCCGCGTCGGCGAACCCCACCGGAACGTCCGCCAGGCGCAGGCGCTGGCGCGTCACCCATGGCGCGCGGTCGGCGGCCTGGGACACGGAGTCGGAATAGGCGCGCACCAGTCCGCCGGCTCCCAGCAGGATCCCGCCGAAGTAGCGCACGACGACGGCGCAGACGTCGCTCAGATCGGCCACTCCGTTCGCGGTCTCGCGGCGGTTGAGGGCTTCCAGCATCGGGATGCCTGCCGTGCCGGAGGGCTCTCCGTCATCACTCGAGCGCTGTGTCATCCGGTCGGGGCCGAGGATGAAGGCGCTGCAATGGTGCCGGGCGTCGTGGAACTCACGGCGGAGCTCGGTGATCAGCGCACGGGCCCCGTCTTCGTCCTCCACGCGGCGGAGCACCGTGATGAACCGCGACCGTTTGATCTCGAGTTCATGGCGGAAGTCCGGGCCGGCGGCGAGCGTCGTGTACCGCGTCGCGCGGCTGTCTTCGGCTTCAGGCACCAGTCCATCGTAGTCGGGCGCCGTGCGGCGGGGCCGGGTTGCGCCGGGCTTCCCTGGTGATCCCGGACGCAGCCGCTAGGGTGGTGCTGTGCTGAGAATCGGGTTGACCGGCGGGATCGCCTCAGGAAAATCGGTCGTGACGGCGCGGCTCGCCGAGCGGGGAGCCGCGGTGGTCGACGCCGACGCGCTGGCCCGCGAGGTCGTGGAGCCGGGGACGCCTGGACTGGCTGCGATCCGCGAAGCCTTCGGCGACGGCGTGATCCGTCCAGACGGCTCCCTCGACCGGCCCGCCCTCGGCGCGATCGTCTTCGCCGACGAGGGCAGGCGCCGGACGCTGAACGGCATCGTCCACCCCCTCGTGCGGAATGCCGCGGCGGCGATCGTGGCGGCGGCGCCGGCGGACGCCGTCGTCGTGCAGGACATCCCTCTCCTGGTGGAGACCGGGCAGCAGCATGATTTCGATCTGGTCGTGGTGGTGGACGCCCCCGACGACGTCCGGGTGGCCCGCATGGTGGAGCTCCGGGGCATGTCCGAAGAGGAGGCCCGGGCCCGCATCGCCGCGCAGGCCGGGCGGGAGGAACGCAACGCCGCCGCCGACGTGATCCTGGAGAACACGGGGAGTCTGGCGGAGCTGCTGGAACAGGTCGATGCGCTCTGGGAGAACGTGGCCCGCACAGTGTCATAGGCGAGTAGTACATTTGTTCTATGAGCCTCGCCCAGGAGATCAACCGCGTCGTGGCGCCTTTCGAGGTCGTCAGCGAATACCAGCCCGCCGGGGATCAGCCCACCGCCATCGCGGAGCTGACGGAACGCATCACCAATGGTGAGAAGGACATCGTGCTGCTCGGTGCCACCGGCACCGGCAAGAGCGCGACCACCGCCTGGCTGATCGAACGGGTCCAGCGGCCGACGCTCGTCCTGGTGCAGAACAAGACGCTGGCCGCACAGCTCGCCAACGAGTTCCGTGAATTGCTGCCGAACAACGCCGTCGAGTACTTCGTCTCGTACTACGACTACTACCAGCCCGAGGCCTACGTCCCACAGACGGACACCTTCATCGAGAAGGACTCGTCCATCAATGAGGAGGTGGAGCGGCTCCGGCACTCGGCCACGAACGCGCTGCTCACGCGCCGCGACGTGGTCGTGGTGGCCACGGTGTCCTGCATCTACGGTCTGGGCACGCCGGAGGAGTACATCGCCGGCATGGTCACCCTGCGCAAGGGCATGCAGATCAACCGGGATGATCTGCTCCGGCGGTTCGTCGCCATGCAGTACGCCCGCAATGACATCGACTTCCACCGCGGCACCTTCCGGGTGCGCGGCGACACCGTCGAGATCATCCCCATGTACGAAGAGCTCGCCCTGCGGATCGAGTTCTTCGGGGATGAGGTGGAGAACATCTACACCCTGCATCCCGTGACCGGCGAGATCGTCCGCGAAGAGAACGAGATGTACGTCTTCCCGGCGTCGCACTACGTGGCGGGTCCGGAGCGGATGTCACGCGCCATCAAGACCATCGAGGACGAGCTCGCCTCCCGGCTGTCCACCTTCGAAGCGCAGAACAAGCTCGTGGAGGCGCAGCGTCTGCGCATGCGCACCACGTACGACCTCGAGATGATGCAGCAGATGGGCTTCTGCAACGGCATCGAGAACTACTCCCGTCACATCGACGGCCGTGAGGCCGGTTCGGCCCCGCACTGTCTCCTGGACTATTTCCCGGATGACTTCCTGCTCGTGATCGACGAATCCCACGTCACCGTGCCGCAGATCGGAGCGATGTACGAAGGCGACGCGAGCCGGAAGCGGACCCTGGTGGAGCACGGCTTCCGACTGCCATCGGCGATGGACAACCGCCCGCTGAAATGGGACGAGTTCCTGGAGCGCGTGGGTCAGACCGTCTACCTCTCCGCCACCCCGGGCAAGTACGAACTCGGCAAGTCCGACGGCGTGGTGCAGCAGATCATCCGTCCGACCGGTCTGGTGGACCCGGAGATCGTGGTGAAGCCCACGAAGGGTCAGATCGACGATCTGCTCGGGGAGATCCGCACGCGCGTGGACAAGGACGAACGTGTCCTGGTGACCACCCTGACCAAGCGCATGGCCGAGGATCTCACCGAGTACCTGCTCAGCCACGGTGTGAAGGTCCAGTACCTCCACTCGGATGTGGACACGCTGCGCCGTGTGGAGCTGCTGCGGGAGCTGCGGCTGGGAACGTTCGACGTGCTCGTCGGCATCAACCTGCTCCGTGAAGGCCTCGACCTTCCCGAAGTCTCCCTCGTCGCGATCCTGGACGCGGACAAGGAGGGCTTCCTGCGCTCGTCCACGTCGCTGATCCAGACCATCGGCCGTGCGGCCCGTAACGTCTCGGGCCAGGTTCACATGTACGCGGACCGGATCACGGATTCGATGGCTCTGGCCATCGAAGAGACCAACCGCCGTCGCGAGATCCAGGTGGCGTACAACAAGGAGCACGGCGTCGACCCGCAGCCGCTGCGGAAGAAGATCGCCGACATCACGGATCAGCTGGCCCGCGAGGACGCGGACACGCAGGAACTCCTGGCCGGGGCCAAGCGCAACGGCAAGGGCTCCAAGGCGGCCGCGGAGAAGGCCAGCGCCACGGTGCGGCGGGACGGCCTGGCGGCAGCGCCCGCCACCGAACTGGTGGGCCTGATCGAACAGATGACCGAGCAGATGCACTCCGCCGCGGCCGAGTTGCAGTTCGAGCTGGCCGCCCGGCTCCGTGATGAGGTGGGCGAGCTGAAGAAGGAACTGCGGCAGATGCAGGCGGCAGGTCACGCGTAGGCGGGACGTGAGGCAGGGTATGAATGACGGGCAAGACGCGACGGGCGGGGCGTGAAGGGACTGTCCCTCCGGGGCCGCCCCGTGGGATAGAATGATTCCCGAGTAGGGGAGTATCCCATGTGCTCAGTCCGTCAACACGTGAGGCAATGGCGCTTCGCCGGGCTGGGCAGGTCCTGTTCGTCAGGCCCGGAGAGACTTATGGCAATGTTCCATACCCTCTGAAAGGTCTCCCGTGCCTGAACTTCCCCTCTGGTTTGAGGTCGGATCCTTCGTGGTCCTCGGCATCGTCCTCCTCGTCGATCTCCTGATGGTCCTCAAGCGGCCCCACGAACCCTCCATGAAGGAGGCCGGTCTCTGGGTCGGCTTCTACGTCACGCTCGCCCTCATCTTCGCGGGCCTCATGTTCGCGTTCACCGGCGCCGAGTACGGCAGTCAGTTCGTGGCCGGCTGGGTCACCGAATACAGCCTGAGCATCGACAACCTGTTCGTCTTCATCATCATCATGGCGCGCTTCTCCGTGCCCCGGAAGTACCAGCAGGAAGCCCTCATGGTGGGCATCATCATCGCGCTGGTCCTGCGCGGCATCTTCATCCTGCTGGGCGCCGTGATCATCGAGCAGTTCTCGTGGGTGTTCTACATCTTCGGCGCCTTCCTCCTCTGGACCGCCTACAACCAGGCCAAGGACGACAGCGAGGACGACGAGGACGGTGGCGACAACCGCCTGGTCCGCTGGTTCTCCAAGATCCTCCCGATGCACAACGAGTTCAACGGCGGCAAGGCCACCGTCAAGATCAACGGCAAGCGTCTCTTCACCCCGATGCTCCTGGTCTTCCTGACCCTCGGCATGACGGACTTGATCTTCGCTCTGGACTCCATCCCCGCGATCTTCGGCCTGACGAAGAGCCCGTTCATCGTGTTCACGGCCAACATCTTCGCCCTCATGGGCCTGCGCCAGCTGTACTTCCTGCTGGGCGGTCTCATGGAACGGCTCATCTACCTCAAGCACGCGCTGTCGATCATCCTGGCCTTCATCGGCTTCAAGCTGATCTTCCACGCCATGCACGAGAACGAACTGCCGTTCATCAACGGCGGCCAGCACATCGAGTGGGCTCCGGACATCCCCACGTCGTTCTCGTTGATCTTCATCCTCGGCACCATCGTCCTGGCCGTGGTCGCCAGCCTGGCGGTCTCGAAGAAGCGCGAGGGCCGTGAGGCGACCGAGCACCAGATCAGCCGCACGGCCGAGCGCGTGGCGCACCAGCAGGAGGTCGTGGCCCGGCGCGAAGCAGAAGCGCAGGCACAGACGCAGGCTGGGGCTGGTGAGCCGGTGGAACCTGGCAAGGCGCCCGAGCAGCGCTGACAGTGCTTCTGAGCGCCAGTGCTCCTGAACCACAGTGCTCCCGAAAGCCAGAGCGCCTGAAGCACATATCGCCTGAACGACGACGCCGGGCGGCAGCGGAAGCTACCGCCCGGCGTCGTCGTGTCCGGAGGAGAGGGCGTTAGTCGCCCGGGACCTCCCCGCCCCGCGCCATGGCGAGGAGACGGCGGAAGATGGCCTCGCCGTCGTCGGCGATCCCGTCATGGTGGAAGTCCGGGGTGACCCAGGTCTTCAGCCCGCGGACGGAGTCGGCTGTCTCGAGGGAGAGCTCGCGGTCCACGAAGACATCGTCCGCGTAGACCGCGGCCGCCACGGGGACCGTGTTGGTCGCGAGCACGTCCAGGTCGAAGACACGCGGCCAGTCCTGCTTCGCGGCCAGGAGCTCCGCGACATCGGTCAGGGGCCGCAGGGTCGGATCCTGCTCGAACAACCACGGCTGGATCATCTCGCCCGTGAGCAGGACGTCTTCAGCCTCGGGGGAGAACTGCGGGAACTCCTGGAGCACCCGCCAGGAGGACCAGTCCGTCGCCGCTTCCTGTGCGTAGATCGACTCGTGGATCACCGCGTACAGCGGGTTCGGGGCGAAGTCCAGGTAGGCCGGCAGCTGGGCCAGGAACCACTGGGAGAGCCGTTCCCCCTCGGGGGTCTGGATGAAGGCCTTCTCCAGGAGGTGGTGCAGGGAGTCGACCCGGGTGTTGCCGCCCAGGTACATGCCGAGCATCTGGAAGCGCTCCACGGTGAGCCGGTCACCGCGAGGCAGATATTCCGGGACCTCGCGGAGATGCGCTGCGATCCTGTTCACCAGGGCGCGGTCCTCGGGGTACCAGCCGAAGTACTCGCGGTTCCGTGCCTCCATGCGGGCATAGGTCGCGCGGTAGACCCGGTCCGGCGAGCCCTGCAGGGGAGCGAGGCCTCCGGTGATGAGCACCTCGCGGAGCGCCGACGGGGCGAGCGAGAGGTACGCCAGGGAGCACCAGCCGCCGAAGCTCTGGCCGAAGATGCTCCACCGCTCGATGCCGAGCGCCTCACGGATCGCCTCGGCGTCGGCCACGATGGCATCCTGGCGGAAATGGGTCAGGTACTCCGCCTGGGCCGCCGTATCACCGCGGGCGGCGAGCGTCGCCGCCTCCACCGGAGAAGAGAGGCCGGTGCCGCGCTGGTCCAGCATGAGGACACGGAAGTGCTCGGTGGCCGCCTTCGCCCAGCCGCTCAGGGCCGTCCAGCGGTTGCCGGGGAAACCGGGACCGCCCTGGAAGAAGAGCAACCAGGGAAGGCCGTCCCGCTGCTCATCCGTCAGGCCGGACGGACCGTACTCGCGGGCGAAGACCTCCAGGGTCTCGCCGTCAGGATCCGCCGGCCGCAACGGGACAGTGAAGAAATGGTCCGCCGTGCGGACGCCGCGGAATTCGTGGACGGCGCCCTCGCGGTGTTCGGCGACGGGCGTCATGCGGTCACCGCCGGTGCGCCCTCACCGGTCCCGACAGCCTGCAGCGCGTCGCCGGTGAGGCGGAAGGTCGACCAGCCGTCCATGGGCACGGCTCCCAGCGAACGGTAGAAGCGGATGGAGGGCTCGTTCCAGTCCAGGACGCTCCACTCCACCCGGGCGTAGCCGCGTTCCACGGCGAGCGAGGCCAGGTGGGTCAGGAGGGCCTTGCCATGGCCTTCGCCGCGGGCCTCCGGCTTCACGTAAAGGTCCTCCAGGTAGATGCCGTGGACGCCTTCCCAGGTGGAGTAGTTCAGGAACCAGAGCGCGAAACCGCGGGTCCGGCCGAGGTCGTCTTCCGCGATCGCTGCGTAGATGGCGGGGTGACCGTCGAAGAGGTGCTTCTCCAGCTCCTCCGGCGTGTTGCGGACGGCGTCCGGCTCCTTC
Above is a window of Arthrobacter sp. Y-9 DNA encoding:
- a CDS encoding GNAT family N-acetyltransferase, translating into MSRIREATRADVQDIHQMIVDLAVYEKEPDAVRNTPEELEKHLFDGHPAIYAAIAEDDLGRTRGFALWFLNYSTWEGVHGIYLEDLYVKPEARGEGHGKALLTHLASLAVERGYARVEWSVLDWNEPSIRFYRSLGAVPMDGWSTFRLTGDALQAVGTGEGAPAVTA
- a CDS encoding alpha/beta fold hydrolase — protein: MTPVAEHREGAVHEFRGVRTADHFFTVPLRPADPDGETLEVFAREYGPSGLTDEQRDGLPWLLFFQGGPGFPGNRWTALSGWAKAATEHFRVLMLDQRGTGLSSPVEAATLAARGDTAAQAEYLTHFRQDAIVADAEAIREALGIERWSIFGQSFGGWCSLAYLSLAPSALREVLITGGLAPLQGSPDRVYRATYARMEARNREYFGWYPEDRALVNRIAAHLREVPEYLPRGDRLTVERFQMLGMYLGGNTRVDSLHHLLEKAFIQTPEGERLSQWFLAQLPAYLDFAPNPLYAVIHESIYAQEAATDWSSWRVLQEFPQFSPEAEDVLLTGEMIQPWLFEQDPTLRPLTDVAELLAAKQDWPRVFDLDVLATNTVPVAAAVYADDVFVDRELSLETADSVRGLKTWVTPDFHHDGIADDGEAIFRRLLAMARGGEVPGD